From the genome of Ananas comosus cultivar F153 linkage group 16, ASM154086v1, whole genome shotgun sequence, one region includes:
- the LOC109722268 gene encoding aspartic proteinase oryzasin-1-like: MGTRGGALAVAILLSVLLHQSILLASADGLVRIGLKKRPIDENNRIAARLVEKEEGPLLAARRYGLRGAPLKEGEETDIIALKNYMNAQYFGEIGIGTPPQKFTVIFDTGSSNLWVPSSKCYFSIACLFHTKYKSGRSSSYHKNGKSASIHYGTGAISGFFSTDHVKVGDLVVKTQDFIEATKEPSVTFVVAKFDGILGLGFQEISVGNAVPVWYNMVDQGLIKEPVFSFWFNRNANDGEGGEIVFGGADPNHYKGNHTYVPVTQKGYWQFEMGDVLVGGQSTGFCNGGCAAIADSGTSLLAGPTTIIAEINQKIGASGVVSQECKAVVAEYGQQILQMLLAEVQPGKICSSIGLCTFDGKQGVSAGIESVVNKDTRRSAAGLSDAMCNVCEMAVVWMQNQISQNQTQELIFNYLNQLCEKLPSPMGESSVDCSSVASMPDISFTIGGKKFSLKPEQYILQVGEGYAAQCISGFTALDVPPPRGPLWILGDVFMGAYHTVFDYGNMRVGFADAA, translated from the exons ATGGGAACTCGGGGCGGAGCTCTTGCGGTGGCGATCCTGCTCTCGGTGCTGTTGCATCAGTCGATCCTCCTCGCGTCGGCCGATGGATTGGTGAGGATCGGGCTGAAGAAGCGCCCGATCGATGAGAACAACAGGATCGCGGCGCGGCTCGTGGAGAAGGAGGAGGGGCCGCTATTGGCGGCGAGGAGGTACGGGCTCCGAGGGGCGCCTCTCaaggagggggaggagacgGACATCATCGCGCTTAAGAACTACATGAACGCCCAGTACTTTGGGGAGATCGGGATCGGCACACCGCCGCAGAAGTTCACGGTGATCTTCGATACCGGGAGCTCCAACCTCTGGGTTCCTTCCTCCAAGTGCTACTTCTCG ATTGCATGCCTTTTCCACACCAAATACAAGTCGGGCCGATCAAGCTCCTACCACAAGAATG GAAAATCTGCAAGTATTCACTATGGAACTGGAGCAATTTCAGGCTTTTTCAGCACAGACCATGTTAAAGTTGGTGACCTTGTGGTTAAAACTCAG GATTTTATTGAAGCAACAAAGGAGCCCAGCGTTACTTTCGTGGTGGCAAAATTTGATGGTATTCTTGGACTTGGATTTCAAGAAATCTCTGTTGGAAATGCTGTTCCAGTGTG GTACAACATGGTCGACCAAGGACTCATCAAGGAGCCTGTTTTCTCTTTCTGGTTTAATCGTAATGCTAACGACGGGGAGGGAGGTGAGATAGTGTTCGGAGGTGCTGACCCTAATCATTACAAGGGCAACCATACATATGTTCCAGTGACTCAAAAAGGTTATTGGCAG TTTGAGATGGGTGATGTCCTCGTTGGTGGCCAGAGCACTG GATTCTGCAATGGAGGTTGTGCAGCAATAGCAGATTCTGGAACTTCTTTGCTTGCTGGTCCCACg ACCATTATTGCTGAGATTAACCAGAAAATTGGAGCTTCTGGAGTTGTGAGCCAGGAGTGCAAAGCTGTTGTTGCTGAATATGGACAACAGATTCTACAAATGTTGCTTGCAGAG GTTCAACCAGGGAAAATCTGCTCAAGTATTGGTCTTTGCACCTTTGATGGTAAACAAGGAGTCAG TGCCGGAATTGAGAGTGTGGTGAACAAGGACACTCGGAGATCTGCCGCTGGTCTGAGTGATGCTATGTGCAATGTTTGTGAGATGGCGGTCGTATGGATGCAGAACCAAATCAGCCAGAATCAGACCCAGGAGCTCATATTTAACTACCTCAACCAG CTATGCGAGAAACTCCCTAGCCCCATGGGAGAGTCATCTGTTGACTGCAGTAGCGTGGCCTCCATGCCTGATATCTCCTTCACAATTGGTGGGAAAAAGTTCAGCCTCAAACCAGAACAG TACATCCTTCAAGTCGGCGAGGGATACGCAGCACAGTGCATCAGCGGATTCACGGCCTTGGACGTCCCTCCTCCTCGTGGCCCTCTCTG GATCTTGGGTGATGTCTTCATGGGAGCTTACCACACTGTCTTCGACTACGGCAACATGAGAGTCGGGTTTGCGGATGCAGCGTAA